A genome region from Salvia splendens isolate huo1 chromosome 19, SspV2, whole genome shotgun sequence includes the following:
- the LOC121778931 gene encoding uncharacterized protein LOC121778931: MAEFLRLQDPNRNWVAELAYFSQGRGKGSVIGATPAVAVSVTSAQPIVPIPSTVPVSPKIPQEENPLVEAELTETEERSPISQGTEPEDIEAIAAHYDSDSEERAERLREENQDREGENIVEETPVVETVRQERLAGGEGEVRSEGKGPESVDSQVKAGDDRMQVEEEGPPMETQVPETVTPSILKPPPVKRPITEKPKPTRVSQRCLGKWTASKAQTNTTENPVEIISEEEQATPKKAEIEPVQATDQEDVGVSSVQNEPGTETEWMTEGPDLASGSVSPRGSEHVKYPVPGDTTLTAQEEETQYQRARKRKGKAPLKKKSVTKKPRVANTRIVITEASQRTPPSRGERSDSEYTASEESDSDSGISLENEEYGEQSLPDDHRELVHPPVERLRYRRWTVDFTNEIAEEMKLFETQKLQDTFESFGF, encoded by the exons atggcggagtttctccgattgcaAGATCCGAACAGAAACTGGGTAGCGGAGTTAGCGTATTTTAGCCAAGGTAGGGGGAAAGGAAGCGTAATCGGAGCAACTCCAGCGGTGGCCGTGTCAGTAACCAGTGCACAACCCATTGTCCCCATTCCGTCTACCGTTCCGGTTTCCCCTAAAATTCCACAAGAAGAAAACCCTCTAGTCGAAGCCGAACTGACAGAAACAGAAGAACGTTCCCCGATTTCCCAAGGAACCGAGCCTGAGGATATCGAGGCCATTGCGGCTCATTACGACTCTGATTCGGAGGAGAGGGCAGAAAGGCTGAGGGAGGAGAACCAAGACCGTGAAGGGGAGAATATAGTGGAGGAAACGCCAGTTGTGGAGACCGTCCGTCAGGAGAGG TTAGCAGGAGGGGAAGGGGAAGTACGGAGTGAAGGGAAAGGGCCAGAGTCAGTAGATTCCCAAGTGAAAGCCGGGGATGATAGAATGCAAGTAGAAGAGGAGGGACCACCCATGGAAACCCAAGTACCGGAAACGGTGACGCCTTCCATCTTAAAACCGCCACCAGTGAAGCGGCCGATAACAGAGAAACCGAAACCCACAcgggtatctcagcgatgcctAGGCAAATGGACAGCAAGCAAGGCCCAGACGAACACGACTGAGAACCCAGTAGAGATCATAAGCGaggaggaacaagccactccgaAGAAGGCTGAAATTGAACCTGTTCAAGCTACTGATCAGGAAGACGTTGGGGTGTCTTCAGTACAGAACGAACCGGGCACGGAAACTGAATGGATGACTGAAGGTCCAGACCTCGCATCCGGGTCAGTAAGCCCAAGAGGATCTGAGCATGTTAAATACCCAGTCCCAGGAGACACCACCCTTACTGCCCAAGAGGAGGAAACCCAATACCAGCGAGCCAGGAAGAGAAAAGGGAAGGCTCCACTCAAAAAGAAGTCGGTTACCAAAAAGCCCAGAGTAGCAAACACAAGAATCGTGATTACCGAAGCGTCTCAAAGGACTCCACCCAGTCGAGGAGAGCGGAGTGATAGCGAGTACACCGCCAGTGAAGAGTCGGATTCAGATAGCGGCATATCCTTGGAGAATGAGGAGTATGGGGAACAGTCACTCCCAGATGATCACCGAGAGCTTGTCCACCCACCAGTGGAGAGGCTCAGATATAGAAGATGGACCGTAGATTTCACAAATGAGATCGCTGAGGAGATGAAACTCTTCGAGACGCAGAAGCTGCAGGACACCTTTGAAAGCTTTGGGTTTTGA